CCTGGCAAATGTATAAGCAAATCGGCAAAGATGATGAAAAAATCCACGATTACACGAATCATTGGTCAGTGAGGGCGGCAAAGCGTCTGATGCCTGTTTATCCGTATCTTAAGGATAACAAGTTTATAATAAAACACAATGGAAAGCGCCATATTACACCTCTTATGCTTTGTTTAACGGCGTTAGTGGTAGCTGATGTAGTGTTTGCTTTTGACTCAGTGCCTGCCGTTATAACAATCACACAAGTGCCGTTTTTAATCGTTACGTCCAATATATTTGCGATTCTCGGTATGCGCTCTATGTACTTTCTGCTTGCTACTGCTAAACGTTATGTGTGTTACTTAGAAATTTCTGTAGTCTTAATATTGGTATTTGTAGGGTTAAAAATGCTGTTGGACTTTTTTGATATTTATCATATATCGCCTGCAATGAGCCTTGGTGTGTTATTTTTGGTTTTCGGCGGCTCTGTTGTCTTATCACTGATATATCCCCAAAAGATAAATTAATATGGGATGGCACTATCCACAAAAAAGATGTACATATTAAAGGATTTTAGAGATTATTTTGATTCAACAGGGGTTTTGATTTCAATAATTAATACATCAAGCGATTTGGAAAGTTCCTCTGTCTCC
This portion of the Nitrospirota bacterium genome encodes:
- a CDS encoding TerC/Alx family metal homeostasis membrane protein, yielding MTQVSLLSISVFVVFTGISLYVDMHFNKKDTQVSVKSAAVWSVIWVLLALLFAGFIAVTESTVHASLFTAGYFLEKSLSVDNLFVFMAIFGSFTIEDRYQQRVLNFGIIGAIILRVIFIFAGTSLLLLGAWVNVIFALFVLWSAWQMYKQIGKDDEKIHDYTNHWSVRAAKRLMPVYPYLKDNKFIIKHNGKRHITPLMLCLTALVVADVVFAFDSVPAVITITQVPFLIVTSNIFAILGMRSMYFLLATAKRYVCYLEISVVLILVFVGLKMLLDFFDIYHISPAMSLGVLFLVFGGSVVLSLIYPQKIN